The genomic region ACTTCCTCTGATAAATTCTTCAAAATCTTGAGCATATGCTCTGTGTTGATGGTGTAAAATATTTCTTGCCCTCTCCTTTCGTTAATCACGATATTATTGTTTTTAAGTGTTTTAAGATGCTGTGAGACTGCAGGTTGAGACAGTCCAACTATCTTGACCAGCTCACCAACTGTTTTTTGTCCCTTAAGCAGAGCTTCTACAATTTTATAGCGGGAAGTACTACCTATACCTTTACCAAATTTTTCTATCTCATTACAAAGATCAGTCATATAATAATATAAGGATATACTTATATTTAAAAGGTTTTCTATTCGATGAATAAACATAGGTGACGTTTACTTTACAGCTCAAATAAAGGGAAAATTTATAAACATAAAAAATCCCAACTTCTTGAGACGGCCATAGTAGGTT from Candidatus Anstonellales archaeon harbors:
- a CDS encoding metalloregulator ArsR/SmtB family transcription factor — protein: MTDLCNEIEKFGKGIGSTSRYKIVEALLKGQKTVGELVKIVGLSQPAVSQHLKTLKNNNIVINERRGQEIFYTINTEHMLKILKNLSEEVQKQKFYNNKSRRK